The uncultured Desulfuromonas sp. genome has a segment encoding these proteins:
- a CDS encoding EAL domain-containing protein — MSPLNQPYIKRPHKLFRHWRCFVAPFLGAAIVCVISFVQKLEWGGDLPYVLSGYVTPSVVGWVAGSLVSVGVWRARELMCRLQDSSRALKEQSEKQSHILDSVGEGICEFNADGRCRYANREACRMLRHSSFEMVGKDIFELFRYHNRYGETVTIEGLWRRGQAHRCRRETIYKEILWQRGDEIIATEICIYPALNADDGGILVFRDTSLRQEMQSKINFLESCDPLTQLNNKKTLMAELVLTIDLVRSQNEKSALFLVDIDRFQTLYDTLGSHASDQLLIQYAHFLQRSVREQDVAARIGGDRFAVLKMVHNEQQARGFAQWLVAESQSFHPTCQVENVNLTVSIGVKMIEPGDESVDDVFLGAEKACGQAKAEGRGRFKVYNPLAPVYRNLNRQIRALPFIREALQDDLFFLRRQKIFPLSPAESQQECYEVLLSMQLADGSSLTPEDFLTAAERYDLMPSIDRWVIDHSFAWLEEDVARWLSLDFMAINLSGKSFNDRTFLIYLEKKLQEVTFPTEKICFEITETAAVENEERSIAFIHRIKRFGCRFALDDFGSGMSSFRYLKNFPVDFIKIDGSFIVDMVENELSREIVTSIHNIASALKLKTVAEHAEDQQTLQLLQQIGVDFVQGYVIEKPTVFYVSDTVACPAPLALRQ, encoded by the coding sequence ATGAGCCCTCTAAACCAGCCTTACATCAAGCGACCACATAAACTGTTTCGCCATTGGCGTTGCTTTGTTGCGCCATTTTTAGGCGCAGCCATTGTCTGTGTGATTTCGTTTGTCCAAAAGCTCGAGTGGGGAGGTGATCTTCCTTATGTTCTGTCTGGCTATGTCACGCCATCTGTTGTCGGGTGGGTCGCCGGTTCTCTTGTCAGCGTCGGGGTCTGGCGGGCCAGGGAATTGATGTGCCGTCTCCAGGATTCTTCACGGGCCTTGAAGGAGCAGTCGGAAAAGCAAAGCCATATTCTTGACTCGGTTGGCGAAGGCATCTGTGAATTCAATGCGGATGGTCGGTGTCGCTATGCCAACCGGGAAGCCTGTCGCATGTTAAGACACAGCTCCTTTGAAATGGTCGGCAAGGATATCTTCGAGCTTTTCCGATATCATAATCGCTACGGTGAGACTGTGACGATCGAGGGGTTATGGCGACGTGGTCAGGCACACCGCTGCCGTCGTGAAACCATCTACAAAGAGATCCTCTGGCAACGAGGTGACGAGATCATTGCAACGGAAATCTGTATTTATCCAGCACTGAATGCGGATGATGGCGGCATTCTGGTTTTTCGCGATACGTCGTTGCGCCAGGAGATGCAGTCCAAAATTAATTTTCTCGAGAGTTGTGATCCCCTGACCCAACTCAATAACAAAAAAACCTTGATGGCTGAACTGGTCTTAACGATTGATCTTGTCCGCAGCCAAAATGAAAAATCCGCTCTGTTCCTGGTCGATATTGATCGTTTTCAAACGCTTTACGATACCTTGGGAAGTCATGCCAGCGACCAGTTGCTGATTCAGTACGCCCATTTTTTACAGAGATCGGTCCGCGAACAGGATGTGGCGGCACGAATCGGTGGTGACCGTTTTGCCGTGTTGAAAATGGTGCACAACGAACAGCAGGCACGTGGTTTTGCCCAATGGCTGGTGGCTGAGTCACAGTCGTTTCACCCCACCTGTCAGGTCGAAAATGTCAACCTGACTGTCAGTATCGGGGTGAAGATGATTGAGCCGGGGGATGAGTCCGTTGATGACGTCTTTCTTGGTGCGGAAAAAGCGTGTGGGCAGGCCAAGGCCGAGGGCCGTGGTCGCTTCAAAGTCTATAATCCGCTTGCGCCGGTGTACCGCAACCTGAATCGCCAGATTCGTGCGTTACCATTTATCCGCGAGGCCTTGCAGGATGATCTGTTTTTTCTGCGACGACAGAAAATTTTCCCGCTGAGTCCTGCTGAAAGCCAACAGGAATGTTATGAAGTGTTGTTGTCCATGCAACTGGCCGATGGCAGCAGCCTGACGCCAGAGGATTTTTTAACCGCGGCAGAACGCTATGATCTGATGCCGTCCATTGATCGCTGGGTCATTGATCACAGTTTTGCCTGGCTTGAAGAGGATGTGGCACGGTGGCTGAGCCTTGATTTTATGGCGATCAACCTGTCTGGGAAGAGTTTCAACGACCGCACCTTTCTGATTTATCTGGAAAAAAAGTTGCAGGAAGTGACGTTTCCGACTGAAAAGATCTGTTTTGAAATTACCGAAACCGCAGCCGTCGAGAATGAAGAGCGCAGTATTGCTTTTATCCATCGTATTAAACGATTTGGCTGCCGCTTTGCTCTGGATGATTTTGGCAGCGGCATGTCGTCGTTTCGTTACCTGAAAAACTTTCCAGTTGATTTTATCAAGATTGACGGCAGTTTTATCGTCGATATGGTGGAGAATGAACTGTCACGGGAAATTGTCACCTCCATTCATAATATTGCCTCCGCCCTCAAGCTGAAAACCGTAGCCGAACATGCCGAGGATCAACAGACGCTGCAGCTGTTGCAGCAGATCGGTGTTGATTTTGTTCAAGGCTATGTGATTGAGAAACCGACAGTGTTCTATGTCAGTGACACTGTTGCCTGCCCTGCGCCCCTGGCCTTACGTCAGTAA
- the rpsU gene encoding 30S ribosomal protein S21, which translates to MELKVVDGNLAKAMRVMKRKLQQEGVFREMKKRRYYEKPSAKRKRKQKESLQRERKRQRKLDRFA; encoded by the coding sequence GTGGAACTCAAAGTGGTTGATGGCAATCTGGCCAAAGCCATGCGCGTGATGAAGCGCAAATTGCAGCAGGAAGGCGTGTTCCGAGAGATGAAAAAGAGACGCTATTACGAGAAACCCAGCGCCAAACGCAAGCGCAAGCAAAAAGAATCCCTGCAACGCGAACGGAAACGGCAACGAAAACTCGACCGATTCGCTTAA
- a CDS encoding KamA family radical SAM protein has protein sequence MTSTTSALENDTSSDWMALDWQKELGNNITSVDELKTYLPLSYDEEADLRSVTQAHPLNIPRYYLSLIDKNDPDDPIRKMAVPAAEELVVAGAMGETTKDPYGDDKHDKGNGILHKYSYTALVVATEYCSMYCRHCFRKRMVGLPNHQTVENFHNAAKYIAAHPEITNVVISGGDPLLLPTRVIRKMLTALENIPHLNFVRIGSRAPVVFPIRFADEELIEVLRDFSRKKTLQMPTHFNHPAELTNEAAEAIQRVREAGVTVNNQAVFLRGVNDDVKTLTDLMNGLLRLGVNPYYLYQCMPVARVRHHFQVPLKQGVDIVDEARRRMDGYAKRFKFIIGHDIGKLEVCGRSGNTLVLKQIHARQEAPQECSRLLFRRLNDTGGWLDDLEEVHL, from the coding sequence ATGACATCTACGACGTCTGCTCTGGAAAATGATACGTCATCCGACTGGATGGCGCTTGACTGGCAAAAGGAACTTGGCAACAACATCACCTCCGTTGACGAATTGAAAACCTATCTGCCGCTGAGTTATGACGAAGAGGCGGATTTGCGCAGCGTGACGCAAGCGCATCCGCTGAATATTCCACGCTATTATCTCAGCCTGATCGATAAAAATGATCCGGACGATCCGATTCGTAAAATGGCGGTACCGGCTGCAGAAGAGCTGGTGGTGGCCGGAGCCATGGGGGAAACCACCAAGGACCCGTATGGGGATGACAAGCACGATAAAGGCAATGGCATTCTGCACAAATATTCCTATACCGCGTTGGTGGTGGCAACGGAATACTGTTCCATGTATTGCCGCCATTGTTTTCGCAAGCGCATGGTGGGATTGCCCAACCATCAAACGGTGGAGAATTTTCATAACGCGGCGAAATATATTGCCGCTCATCCTGAAATCACCAATGTTGTGATTTCAGGCGGTGATCCGCTTCTGCTGCCGACCCGGGTGATTCGCAAAATGCTGACGGCTCTGGAAAATATTCCTCACCTCAACTTCGTTCGAATCGGCTCCCGGGCGCCGGTGGTCTTTCCGATTCGTTTTGCCGATGAGGAACTGATCGAGGTGCTGCGGGATTTTAGTCGCAAGAAAACCCTGCAGATGCCGACCCATTTCAATCATCCCGCAGAGTTGACGAATGAGGCGGCTGAAGCAATCCAGCGGGTTCGCGAAGCCGGTGTGACTGTCAACAACCAGGCCGTGTTTCTGCGCGGTGTCAATGATGATGTTAAAACGTTGACCGACCTGATGAATGGTCTGTTGCGTCTCGGTGTAAATCCCTACTATCTGTACCAATGCATGCCCGTGGCACGTGTGCGCCACCATTTCCAGGTCCCCCTAAAACAGGGAGTTGATATTGTTGATGAAGCACGGCGGCGCATGGACGGCTATGCCAAGCGGTTTAAATTCATCATCGGCCACGATATCGGCAAACTGGAAGTTTGCGGGCGCAGTGGCAACACGCTGGTACTCAAACAGATCCATGCGCGCCAGGAGGCACCACAGGAATGTTCCCGCTTGCTGTTTCGCCGTCTGAACGATACCGGCGGTTGGTTGGATGACTTGGAAGAGGTTCATTTGTGA
- a CDS encoding cation:proton antiporter — protein sequence MPDHLFLLDLLILLALALGSALIFTRLKLSPIIGYLISGIIAGPYGFYLIKNIHEVEVIAEFGVILLLFTIGLEFSISRLLRLKKLLLAGGLSQILLCGALFTGVGSLFGFPLTASLTLAMALALSSTAIVLKLLSERGEIDTSHGRMSLGILLAQDLAVVFFLVALPLLAGQDLTFSIKEIGKVALLMVGLLIFSRFLLQPFLLAILKTRSQELFRLTILALILVTAWLTSAVGLSLELGAFLAGLALAESPYAHQALSDILPFRDTFLAIFFVSIGMLVNLDLVIDNWTMVLAATLLVFAVKFFAAALATALCRFPLRIVLLTGFLLFQAGEFSFVFMKAATSLQLIDDQVYQITLAVIALTMILTPLIAGQAERWAAALAGLLGKPRTEIHPEIQEQTGNLTGHVIIAGYGLSGRNIGRILRRFHIPHVYVELNGDSVHQGRQKGDFVIYGDATSGEVLHELGIHRAKALVLSINDPAALARAIPTARHHNPNLYILARTRYVAELEHLCALGANEVVPDEFEASLQLGANLMHRFQFSDGHILHVIAQLRKEHYTSMVDADIPTEGLSVLKGGRLQYQAVPDDSPVLGRSLAEMDLRNQTGVTVVGVIRQDQTLYSPSGSFQLQQGDTLMLLGQDDEVSHVCELLHGHPL from the coding sequence ATGCCTGACCATCTGTTTTTGCTGGATTTGTTAATTTTATTGGCTCTGGCCCTGGGCAGTGCGCTGATCTTCACCCGTCTTAAACTCTCTCCGATCATCGGTTATCTGATCTCCGGCATCATCGCCGGGCCTTACGGCTTTTACCTGATCAAGAATATTCACGAAGTTGAAGTCATCGCCGAATTCGGTGTCATCCTGCTGTTGTTCACCATTGGTCTGGAATTTTCCATCTCCCGCCTGTTGCGTCTGAAAAAACTTCTCCTGGCGGGGGGCCTGTCACAAATCCTGTTGTGTGGTGCCTTGTTCACCGGTGTTGGCAGTCTGTTCGGCTTTCCTCTGACAGCCAGTCTTACTCTGGCCATGGCGCTGGCTCTTTCATCCACCGCCATTGTTCTCAAACTGCTCAGTGAACGTGGCGAAATCGACACCAGCCATGGCCGCATGTCGTTGGGCATTCTGCTCGCTCAGGATTTGGCCGTGGTGTTCTTTCTGGTTGCGCTACCGCTGTTGGCCGGACAGGATTTAACCTTTTCCATCAAGGAAATCGGCAAAGTCGCGTTGTTGATGGTCGGCTTGTTGATCTTTTCGCGCTTTCTACTCCAGCCGTTTCTGCTGGCGATTCTCAAGACGCGCTCACAGGAATTGTTCCGCCTGACGATTCTCGCGCTGATTCTAGTCACGGCCTGGCTGACCAGTGCGGTGGGCTTGTCGCTGGAGCTCGGCGCGTTCCTCGCCGGCCTGGCGCTGGCTGAATCGCCCTATGCGCATCAGGCCCTGTCGGATATTCTGCCGTTTCGCGACACGTTTCTGGCCATTTTCTTTGTTTCCATCGGCATGCTGGTCAATCTGGATCTGGTAATCGACAACTGGACCATGGTGCTTGCCGCCACGCTGTTGGTGTTTGCCGTCAAATTCTTTGCCGCGGCATTAGCGACGGCCTTATGCCGGTTTCCTTTACGGATCGTTTTACTCACCGGCTTTCTGTTATTTCAGGCCGGTGAATTTTCTTTTGTATTTATGAAAGCGGCCACGTCCCTGCAGCTCATTGATGACCAGGTTTATCAGATCACCCTGGCGGTGATTGCCCTGACAATGATTCTTACGCCGCTGATCGCCGGTCAGGCGGAACGCTGGGCCGCAGCTCTCGCCGGTTTACTCGGCAAACCACGCACCGAAATTCATCCGGAGATTCAGGAGCAGACCGGCAACCTCACCGGTCATGTGATCATTGCCGGCTACGGCCTGTCTGGACGTAACATCGGTCGCATCTTGCGTCGTTTTCATATTCCGCACGTTTATGTGGAACTCAACGGCGACAGCGTTCACCAAGGACGTCAAAAAGGTGATTTTGTTATCTACGGTGATGCCACCTCCGGTGAGGTGCTCCATGAGCTCGGCATTCACCGCGCCAAGGCGCTGGTGTTGTCGATTAATGACCCGGCGGCTCTGGCGCGGGCCATCCCGACGGCGCGCCATCACAATCCGAACCTGTACATTCTCGCCCGCACCCGTTATGTCGCGGAACTGGAACATTTATGTGCTCTGGGCGCCAATGAGGTGGTTCCGGATGAATTTGAAGCCAGCCTGCAACTCGGTGCCAACCTGATGCATCGCTTTCAGTTCAGTGACGGTCACATTCTCCACGTCATAGCTCAATTGCGTAAAGAGCATTATACCTCAATGGTGGATGCCGATATCCCGACCGAAGGGCTCTCGGTTCTCAAAGGAGGGCGCCTGCAATACCAGGCGGTCCCTGATGACTCACCGGTCCTTGGCCGGAGTTTGGCGGAAATGGACTTGCGTAACCAGACCGGTGTTACCGTGGTGGGTGTCATTCGCCAAGACCAGACACTTTACAGCCCTTCGGGCTCGTTTCAGCTGCAACAGGGCGACACCTTAATGCTTCTCGGTCAGGATGATGAGGTGTCTCATGTCTGCGAACTGCTTCACGGCCACCCGCTATGA
- the plsY gene encoding glycerol-3-phosphate 1-O-acyltransferase PlsY, with protein MMELTIILLVAYLIGAIPSGVVLTRLSGATDVRKAGSGNIGATNVYRVAGKRLGILTLLADMLKGVLPLLAVQWLYSSEPQVLALVAVALFVGHCYPVYLMFKGGKGVATALGIYLVLSPASVGIALVIFAFVLWRWRYVSLASISAAAAIPALVYGFERSMPLFVATLVIATGVIYRHRSNISRLLDGSENRFKG; from the coding sequence ATGATGGAACTGACCATCATCCTGCTGGTGGCGTATTTGATCGGGGCCATTCCCAGCGGCGTGGTGTTAACGCGTTTAAGTGGGGCCACGGATGTCCGTAAAGCCGGCAGCGGCAACATTGGGGCAACCAATGTTTATCGCGTGGCGGGAAAACGGCTGGGGATTTTGACTTTGCTGGCGGATATGCTCAAAGGCGTGCTGCCGTTGCTGGCCGTCCAGTGGCTATATAGCTCCGAACCACAGGTGCTGGCGTTGGTTGCCGTAGCCCTGTTTGTCGGCCATTGTTATCCCGTCTACCTGATGTTCAAGGGCGGCAAAGGGGTGGCCACGGCTCTGGGAATCTATCTGGTTCTGTCCCCGGCATCGGTGGGCATTGCCTTGGTGATCTTTGCTTTTGTTCTGTGGCGCTGGCGTTATGTGTCTTTGGCTTCGATCAGTGCCGCCGCGGCGATCCCCGCACTGGTCTATGGTTTTGAACGCTCTATGCCGCTGTTTGTCGCAACTCTGGTGATTGCCACCGGTGTGATTTACCGTCATCGTAGCAATATTTCCCGCCTGCTTGATGGTAGCGAAAACCGTTTCAAAGGCTAA
- the mltG gene encoding endolytic transglycosylase MltG, producing the protein MANPSPSNEKSAVPRRWRVFKTLAVAGVLGLAVLLAFGAYALRPCQVDDDQFLTVSSGQSLAAVTRMLHRDGLIADPFAFRLLARWQGQGRKIQAGSYRFVAGRYQPGDVLRILVEGRVELVQCTLPEGLTALEVVRRCSAAGIGQTERYRALFSDREFLNRLGVEALEGYLFPETYRFAPGVSESSVLTAMVAEMRRHLDKPLLSAAAEQGLNEFQLLTLASIIQKEAGNVTEMPLISAVFHNRLKRGMLLQADPTVIYGLGDFDGNLTREHLRTPTPYNTYVHRGLPPGPIANPGLDALTAAAHPANETYLYFVATGNGAHYFSKTLKEHNQAVRRYQLRR; encoded by the coding sequence GTGGCCAACCCTTCCCCCTCTAACGAAAAGTCTGCTGTGCCACGGCGCTGGCGAGTCTTCAAGACGCTGGCTGTTGCGGGTGTGCTTGGGCTTGCCGTTCTTCTGGCGTTTGGCGCCTATGCCTTGCGCCCCTGTCAGGTGGATGACGACCAATTTTTGACGGTTTCCAGTGGCCAATCCCTGGCGGCTGTGACGCGGATGCTTCATCGCGATGGACTGATTGCCGATCCCTTTGCCTTTCGGCTTTTGGCCCGCTGGCAGGGCCAGGGACGTAAGATTCAGGCGGGTAGCTACCGTTTTGTCGCCGGTCGTTATCAGCCCGGCGATGTGTTGCGGATTTTGGTTGAGGGCCGGGTGGAATTGGTGCAATGCACGCTGCCGGAGGGCTTGACGGCTTTGGAGGTGGTTCGTCGTTGCAGTGCTGCCGGTATTGGTCAGACTGAGCGTTACCGTGCCTTGTTCTCTGACCGCGAGTTTCTCAACCGTCTCGGTGTGGAGGCTCTGGAGGGCTACCTGTTTCCGGAAACCTACCGTTTTGCACCGGGCGTCAGCGAGTCCTCCGTGTTGACCGCCATGGTTGCGGAAATGCGCCGTCATCTCGACAAACCTTTGCTGAGTGCGGCTGCCGAGCAGGGGTTGAACGAATTTCAGCTGTTGACCCTGGCGTCGATTATTCAGAAAGAGGCGGGCAATGTCACTGAGATGCCGTTGATTTCAGCGGTGTTTCATAACCGGCTTAAACGGGGTATGTTATTGCAGGCCGATCCGACGGTGATCTATGGTCTGGGCGATTTTGACGGCAACCTGACCCGCGAGCACCTGCGCACACCGACACCTTACAATACCTATGTTCATCGCGGCTTGCCTCCGGGACCGATCGCTAATCCCGGTCTCGATGCCCTCACTGCGGCAGCCCATCCGGCCAATGAGACTTATCTGTACTTCGTCGCCACCGGCAATGGCGCCCATTACTTTTCCAAAACGCTTAAGGAACACAACCAAGCGGTGCGCCGCTACCAGTTGCGCCGCTAA
- the sulP gene encoding sulfate permease — translation MTSRLVPELWCCLKEGYNRKRLVEDLLSGMIVGIVALPLAIAFAIASGVKPEQGLYTAVIAGFLISLLSGSRVQIGGPTGAFIVVVFSIVQQHGYGGLAIATIMAGALLVVMGVCRLGGAIKFIPYPMTIGFTSGIALIIAITQVKDLLGLSLTRSAEGFVDRIRLYAEGIGTLNLHAVLIAGLAMAVLLLWPKVTKKFPGSIIALLVTTALVQVMDWPVATIGSAFGDVPSTLPMPQLPSVDLAMIPQLISPALTIALLAAIESLLSAVVADGMTGRRHKSNMELVAQGVANIASPLFGGIPATGAIARTATNIKSGGKSPVSGIVHALTLLLIMMLFGRWARLIPMATLAAILLIVAYHMSEWRHFIKLFRSPRNDIVVMLTTFVLTVFVDLTVAIETGVVLSALLFMQRMANATEVRHISREMNDEMDEEEDDRPISGRQIPTCVEVFEIHGPFFFGATNQFKDTLSLIKEPPQILILRMRHIFTIDATALRVLEDVLEKTQRDGTQLMLSGVRPHLLKKLQKTRLYDEIGQENIFPEIDSALNVARGLCRKEET, via the coding sequence ATGACTTCGCGTTTGGTACCAGAGCTGTGGTGTTGCCTCAAGGAAGGTTATAACCGCAAGCGTCTGGTGGAAGATTTATTGTCCGGCATGATCGTCGGGATTGTTGCTTTGCCTTTGGCTATCGCCTTTGCCATTGCTTCGGGGGTCAAGCCGGAACAGGGGCTTTATACGGCGGTCATTGCCGGTTTCCTCATTTCATTACTCAGTGGCAGTCGGGTGCAGATCGGTGGGCCTACCGGGGCGTTTATCGTCGTGGTGTTCTCCATTGTTCAGCAGCATGGCTATGGCGGATTGGCGATCGCCACCATCATGGCCGGAGCCTTACTGGTGGTGATGGGTGTGTGTCGCCTTGGCGGAGCAATTAAATTTATTCCCTATCCGATGACCATCGGTTTTACCAGTGGTATCGCCCTGATTATTGCCATCACCCAGGTCAAGGATCTGCTCGGCCTTTCCCTGACGCGCTCGGCAGAAGGATTTGTCGACAGGATCAGGCTCTATGCGGAAGGGATCGGCACACTTAACCTGCATGCCGTACTGATCGCCGGACTGGCCATGGCGGTTCTGCTGCTGTGGCCGAAAGTCACCAAGAAGTTTCCCGGTTCGATCATCGCGTTGCTGGTGACGACGGCTCTGGTGCAGGTGATGGATTGGCCTGTGGCGACCATCGGCAGTGCTTTTGGCGATGTGCCGTCTACTCTGCCCATGCCGCAGTTGCCCTCCGTGGATCTGGCGATGATTCCGCAGCTGATCTCGCCGGCCCTGACCATAGCTCTGCTGGCGGCGATTGAGTCGCTGTTGTCCGCCGTGGTGGCGGATGGGATGACCGGGCGGCGCCATAAATCCAATATGGAACTGGTGGCGCAGGGCGTGGCCAACATCGCGTCCCCCCTGTTTGGCGGTATTCCTGCCACCGGTGCCATCGCCCGCACCGCAACCAATATTAAAAGTGGTGGGAAGTCCCCGGTATCAGGCATTGTGCATGCCTTGACCTTGTTGCTGATTATGATGCTGTTCGGCCGCTGGGCGCGTTTGATTCCCATGGCGACCCTGGCGGCTATTCTGCTGATTGTTGCCTACCACATGAGTGAATGGCGTCATTTTATCAAACTGTTTCGCTCGCCGCGCAACGACATTGTCGTCATGTTGACTACCTTTGTTCTGACGGTGTTTGTCGATTTAACCGTGGCCATCGAGACCGGTGTGGTGCTATCCGCACTGTTGTTCATGCAGCGTATGGCCAATGCCACCGAGGTTCGTCATATCAGTCGTGAGATGAACGATGAGATGGATGAAGAGGAGGATGATCGTCCCATCTCAGGACGTCAAATTCCCACCTGTGTCGAAGTCTTTGAAATTCACGGGCCGTTTTTCTTTGGGGCCACCAACCAGTTTAAAGACACGCTGAGCCTTATCAAAGAACCGCCGCAGATTCTCATTTTGCGCATGCGGCATATTTTTACCATCGATGCGACGGCTCTTCGGGTTCTGGAAGACGTGCTGGAAAAAACGCAACGGGACGGGACGCAGCTCATGTTGTCGGGCGTGCGCCCTCATCTGCTGAAGAAATTACAGAAAACACGCCTTTACGATGAAATCGGCCAGGAGAATATCTTCCCTGAAATCGATTCCGCACTTAATGTCGCGCGAGGTTTGTGTCGTAAAGAGGAGACATGA
- a CDS encoding DASS family sodium-coupled anion symporter: protein MITAVWNRLWEMHDEVKSLTLFNPKNTLKKHLHFKEGMQEKDLDLVHEIEDAPAEHLDRLRTSPEGMHEEEPGSYTGRQKAGLWLGPLLFVAMLMLPAPAGMEPNAQKMAAVALLMATWWMCESIPIPATSLLPLMLFPLLGIMHTKSAAAPYASHLIFLFMGGFIIALSMQRWELHRRIAMTIVKLVGFSPSRLIFGFMAATATLSAFVSNTATAVMMMPIGLAIISHVIEEGKKEGLDKEIDFSPEHFSFGLNLMLGIAYAASIGGMATLIGTPPNTVLAGYLNKTYGFEISYVDWLKVGVPLVAIMLPLCWLWLTRIANPMKLKKVPGGREMILDELKQMGRMSTGEKWTAAVFFLTALGWIFRKQLGFLFPDPTLVTDAAIAMTGALLLFMIPVNMKKNVFVMDWHWAAKMPWGVLLLFGGGLAMAAGFKQTGLATWIGSQVSLLNNAPILVLVVAVTTLIIFLTELTSNTATAAMVMPILSAVAIGINQNPLLLVIPAAIAASCAFMLPVATPPNAIVFGSGYVTIPQMVRSGFGLNIIGVIFTTIITYLLVIPVFDIVIGTLPMWIK, encoded by the coding sequence ATGATTACTGCAGTATGGAATCGCCTATGGGAGATGCACGATGAGGTGAAGTCTCTCACTTTGTTCAACCCGAAAAACACGCTCAAAAAACACCTTCATTTTAAAGAAGGAATGCAGGAAAAAGATCTGGACCTGGTCCATGAGATTGAAGACGCTCCCGCCGAACACCTCGACCGGTTACGGACCTCACCGGAGGGGATGCACGAGGAGGAACCGGGCAGTTACACCGGCCGCCAGAAAGCCGGACTGTGGCTGGGTCCGTTATTATTTGTGGCCATGTTGATGTTGCCTGCTCCGGCCGGTATGGAACCCAACGCCCAGAAGATGGCGGCCGTCGCGCTGCTGATGGCGACCTGGTGGATGTGTGAATCAATTCCCATTCCGGCCACCAGTCTGCTGCCGCTGATGCTGTTTCCGCTGCTCGGTATTATGCACACCAAAAGTGCAGCAGCCCCCTATGCCAGCCATCTGATCTTCCTGTTCATGGGAGGTTTTATCATTGCCCTGTCCATGCAGCGCTGGGAATTGCATCGCCGTATTGCCATGACCATTGTCAAGTTGGTCGGCTTTTCGCCCAGCCGGCTGATCTTCGGCTTTATGGCCGCCACAGCAACCCTGTCAGCCTTTGTGTCCAACACCGCGACCGCCGTTATGATGATGCCCATCGGGCTGGCCATCATCAGTCACGTGATTGAAGAGGGTAAGAAAGAGGGACTCGACAAGGAGATCGACTTCTCTCCGGAACACTTCTCTTTCGGCCTCAACCTGATGCTCGGCATTGCCTACGCGGCCTCCATCGGCGGCATGGCGACCCTCATCGGCACCCCGCCCAACACGGTTCTCGCCGGCTATCTCAACAAAACCTACGGCTTTGAAATCAGCTATGTGGACTGGCTGAAAGTCGGCGTTCCTCTGGTTGCCATTATGCTGCCGCTGTGCTGGCTGTGGCTGACCCGGATTGCCAACCCGATGAAACTGAAAAAGGTTCCCGGTGGTCGAGAGATGATCCTCGACGAATTAAAACAGATGGGACGCATGTCAACCGGTGAAAAATGGACCGCCGCTGTCTTCTTCCTTACGGCGCTGGGCTGGATTTTCCGTAAACAACTCGGCTTCTTGTTCCCGGACCCGACCCTGGTTACGGATGCCGCCATTGCCATGACCGGCGCCCTGCTGTTGTTTATGATTCCCGTCAACATGAAGAAAAACGTCTTTGTCATGGACTGGCACTGGGCGGCAAAAATGCCCTGGGGCGTGCTGCTGCTGTTTGGCGGTGGCCTAGCCATGGCTGCCGGATTCAAGCAAACCGGCCTGGCGACCTGGATCGGCTCTCAGGTCAGCCTGCTCAACAATGCACCGATTCTGGTCCTGGTCGTGGCGGTTACCACACTGATCATTTTCCTGACCGAACTGACCTCCAATACCGCCACGGCCGCCATGGTCATGCCGATCCTCAGTGCCGTGGCCATCGGCATCAACCAGAACCCGCTGTTACTGGTGATTCCGGCTGCGATTGCCGCCTCCTGCGCCTTTATGCTGCCGGTGGCCACCCCGCCTAATGCCATTGTCTTCGGCTCCGGCTATGTGACGATTCCTCAGATGGTCCGTAGCGGTTTTGGCCTTAACATCATCGGCGTTATCTTCACGACGATCATCACCTATCTGCTGGTCATTCCGGTGTTTGATATTGTCATCGGCACGTTGCCGATGTGGATCAAATAA